From a region of the Rhinopithecus roxellana isolate Shanxi Qingling chromosome 8, ASM756505v1, whole genome shotgun sequence genome:
- the YIPF2 gene encoding protein YIPF2 isoform X2 codes for MASADDLTFHEFEEATNLLAETPDAATTSRSDQLTPQGHVAVAVGSGGSYGAEDEVEEESDKAALLQEQQQQQPGFWTFSYYQSFFDVDTSQVLNRIKGSLLPWPGHNFVRHHLRNRPDLYGPFWICATLAFVLAVTGNLTLVLAQRRDPSIHYSPQFHKVTVAGISIYCYAWLVPLALWGFLRWRKGVRERMGPYTFLETVCVYGYSLFVFIPMVVLWLIPVPWLQWLFGALALGLSATGLVFTLWPVVREDTRLVAMVLLSAVVLLHALLAVGCKSLPPENVAPPPQITSLPSNIALPPTLPQSMPPS; via the exons ATGGCATCGGCTGACGACCTGACCTTCCACG AATTCGAGGAAGCCACTAATCTTCTGGCTGAGACCCCAGATGCAGCCACAACCAGCAGAAGTGATCAGCTGACCCCACAAGGGCACGTGGCTGTGGCCGTGGGCTCAGGTGGCAGCTATGGAGCCGAGGatgaggtggaggaggagagtGACAAGGCTGCG CTcctgcaggagcagcagcagcagcagcccggATTCTGGACCTTCAGCTACTATCAGAGCTTCTTTGACGTGGACACCTCACAG GTCTTGAACCGGATCAAAGGCTCACTGCTGCCCTGGCCTGGCCACAACTTTGTGCGGCACCATCTGCGGAATCGGCCGGATCTGTATG GCCCCTTCTGGATCTGTGCCACGTTGGCCTTCGTCTTGGCTGTCACTGGCAACCTGACGCTGGTGCTGGCCCAGAGGAGAGACCCCTCCATCCACTACAGCCCCCAGTTCCACAAGG TGACCGTGGCAGGCATCAGCATCTACTGCTACGCGTGGCTGGTGCCCCTGGCCCTGTGGGGTTTTCTGCGGTGGCGCAAGGGTGTCCGGGAGCGCATGGGGCCCTACACCTTCCTGGAGACCGTGTGCGTCTACGGCTACTCCCTCTTTGTCTTCATCCCCATGGTG GTCCTGTGGCTCATCCCTGTGCCTTGGCTGCAGTGGCTCTTTGGGGCACTGGCCCTGGGCCTGTCGGCCACCGGGCTGGTATTCACCCTCTGGCCTGTGGTCCGTGAGGACACCAGGCTGGTGGCCATGGTGCTGCTGTCTGCGGTTGTGCTGCTCCACGCACTCCTGGCTGTGGGCTGTAAG TCGCTGCCTCCGGAGAACGTGGCTCCTCCACCCCAAATCACATCTCTGCCCTCAAACATCGCGCTGCCCCCTACCCTGCCACAGTCCATGCCCCCCTCCTAG
- the YIPF2 gene encoding protein YIPF2 isoform X1 → MASADDLTFHEFEEATNLLAETPDAATTSRSDQLTPQGHVAVAVGSGGSYGAEDEVEEESDKAALLQEQQQQQPGFWTFSYYQSFFDVDTSQVLNRIKGSLLPWPGHNFVRHHLRNRPDLYGPFWICATLAFVLAVTGNLTLVLAQRRDPSIHYSPQFHKVTVAGISIYCYAWLVPLALWGFLRWRKGVRERMGPYTFLETVCVYGYSLFVFIPMVVLWLIPVPWLQWLFGALALGLSATGLVFTLWPVVREDTRLVAMVLLSAVVLLHALLAVGCKLYFFQSLPPENVAPPPQITSLPSNIALPPTLPQSMPPS, encoded by the exons ATGGCATCGGCTGACGACCTGACCTTCCACG AATTCGAGGAAGCCACTAATCTTCTGGCTGAGACCCCAGATGCAGCCACAACCAGCAGAAGTGATCAGCTGACCCCACAAGGGCACGTGGCTGTGGCCGTGGGCTCAGGTGGCAGCTATGGAGCCGAGGatgaggtggaggaggagagtGACAAGGCTGCG CTcctgcaggagcagcagcagcagcagcccggATTCTGGACCTTCAGCTACTATCAGAGCTTCTTTGACGTGGACACCTCACAG GTCTTGAACCGGATCAAAGGCTCACTGCTGCCCTGGCCTGGCCACAACTTTGTGCGGCACCATCTGCGGAATCGGCCGGATCTGTATG GCCCCTTCTGGATCTGTGCCACGTTGGCCTTCGTCTTGGCTGTCACTGGCAACCTGACGCTGGTGCTGGCCCAGAGGAGAGACCCCTCCATCCACTACAGCCCCCAGTTCCACAAGG TGACCGTGGCAGGCATCAGCATCTACTGCTACGCGTGGCTGGTGCCCCTGGCCCTGTGGGGTTTTCTGCGGTGGCGCAAGGGTGTCCGGGAGCGCATGGGGCCCTACACCTTCCTGGAGACCGTGTGCGTCTACGGCTACTCCCTCTTTGTCTTCATCCCCATGGTG GTCCTGTGGCTCATCCCTGTGCCTTGGCTGCAGTGGCTCTTTGGGGCACTGGCCCTGGGCCTGTCGGCCACCGGGCTGGTATTCACCCTCTGGCCTGTGGTCCGTGAGGACACCAGGCTGGTGGCCATGGTGCTGCTGTCTGCGGTTGTGCTGCTCCACGCACTCCTGGCTGTGGGCTGTAAG TTGTACTTCTTCCAGTCGCTGCCTCCGGAGAACGTGGCTCCTCCACCCCAAATCACATCTCTGCCCTCAAACATCGCGCTGCCCCCTACCCTGCCACAGTCCATGCCCCCCTCCTAG
- the TIMM29 gene encoding mitochondrial import inner membrane translocase subunit Tim29, with product MAAAALRRFWSRRRAEAGDPAAAKPGVWARLGSWARALLRDYAEACRDAAAEASARPGRAAVYVGLLGGAAVCFTLAPSEGAFEEALLEASGTLLLLAPATRNRESEVFVQRLLWLRGRGRLRHVNLGLCSLVYEAPFDAQASLYQARCRYLQPRWTDFPGRVLDVGFVGRWWVLGARMRDCDINDDEFLHLPAHLRVVGPQQLHSETNERLFDEKYKPVVLTDDQVDQALWEEQVLQKEKKDRLSLSQAHSLVQAEAPR from the exons ATGGCCGCGGCGGCTCTGAGGAGATTTTGGTCCCGGCGCCGCGCAGAGGCGGGCGACCCTGCAGCGGCGAAACCGGGAGTGTGGGCGCGGCTGG GGTCCTGGGCCCGCGCGCTGCTCCGGGACTACGCCGAGGCCTGCAGGGACGCGGCGGCGGAGGCTAGTGCCCGGCCGGGTCGCGCGGCCGTGTATGTGGGGCTGCTGGGCGGCGCGGCGGTCTGCTTCACGCTGGCGCCGAGCGAGGGTGCTTTCGAGGAGGCGCTGCTGGAGGCGTCGGGGACCCTCCTGCTGCTGGCGCCGGCCACCCGCAACCGCGAGTCCGAAGTCTTCGTGCAGCGGCTGCTCTGGTTGCGGGGCCGTGGCCGCCTGCGCCACGTCAACCTGGGGCTCTGCTCCCTGGTGTACGAGGCGCCCTTCGACGCCCAGGCCAGCCTCTACCAGGCGCGCTGTCGCTACCTGCAGCCCCGCTGGACCGACTTCCCCGGCCGGGTCCTGGACGTGGGCTTCGTGGGTCGCTGGTGGGTGCTGGGGGCCCGGATGCGCGACTGCGACATCAACGACGACGAATTCCTGCACCTGCCGGCGCATTTGCGGGTGGTCGGGCCGCAGCAGCTGCATTCCGAGACCAACGAGCGGCTCTTCGATGAGAAGTACAAGCCTGTCGTGCTCACCGACGATCAGGTGGACCAGGCGCTGTGGGAGGAGCAGGTcttgcagaaggaaaaaaaggacagGCTCTCCCTGAGCCAGGCCCACTCCCTGGTGCAGGCAGAGGCCCCGAGATGA